The following coding sequences are from one Rathayibacter sp. VKM Ac-2760 window:
- a CDS encoding sugar transferase gives MTTQETPQKRRPSWEQDYRRRLLATDVVAILLSVFGTQLVWFDLDLNSDVGFNNPVDIAVNYTWVSVVLSVGWLLALQVFDTRDRRIIGTGYVEYRRIVDASIWLFGIVAIIAYLLQILLARGYIITAFPAGILLICVGRVVWRSWLTRQRKVGRFSSQVVLLGSRGSVLHTARELRRGTEAGYKLVGAVSTSVGGAEALTTEPELAGLSLHGFSGIDGVRAVMDATGADTVVVTSSDELAPQRIRELSWTLEPGREHLVVAPSLTDIGGPRIHTRPVAGLPLIHVETPRFDGRQRFAKRLFDIAASTMLIILSAPVLIVVAVLVKTTSTGPVLFRQERIGLNGSTFEMLKFRSMVVDAEAQLAALAAQQRDEGNSILFKMAKDPRVTKVGTILRRFSLDELPQFLNVFRGDMSLIGPRPPLAREVEQYEEHVHRRFLMKPGITGLWQVSGRSNLSWEDTVRLDLYYVENWSMTGDIVILFKTARAVLARDGAY, from the coding sequence ATGACGACGCAGGAGACACCGCAGAAGCGACGTCCGTCCTGGGAGCAGGACTACCGCCGGCGCCTCCTCGCCACGGACGTGGTCGCGATCCTGCTCTCGGTCTTCGGCACCCAGCTCGTCTGGTTCGATCTCGACCTCAACTCCGACGTGGGCTTCAACAACCCCGTCGACATCGCGGTCAACTACACCTGGGTCTCGGTCGTGCTCTCGGTCGGCTGGCTCCTCGCGCTGCAGGTCTTCGACACCCGCGACCGCCGCATCATCGGCACCGGCTACGTCGAGTACCGCCGCATCGTCGACGCCTCGATCTGGCTGTTCGGCATCGTCGCGATCATCGCCTACCTCCTGCAGATCCTGCTGGCGCGCGGCTACATCATCACCGCGTTCCCGGCCGGCATCCTGCTGATCTGCGTCGGCCGCGTGGTCTGGCGCTCCTGGCTCACCCGGCAGCGCAAGGTCGGCCGCTTCTCCAGCCAGGTCGTCCTGCTCGGCTCGCGCGGGAGCGTGCTGCACACCGCCCGGGAGCTCCGCCGTGGCACCGAGGCCGGCTACAAGCTGGTCGGCGCGGTCTCCACCTCCGTCGGCGGTGCCGAGGCGCTGACCACGGAGCCCGAGCTCGCCGGCCTCTCTCTGCACGGGTTCTCCGGGATCGACGGGGTCCGCGCCGTCATGGACGCCACCGGCGCCGACACCGTGGTGGTCACGAGCTCCGACGAGCTCGCGCCGCAGCGCATCCGCGAGCTCAGCTGGACCCTCGAGCCCGGCCGCGAGCACCTGGTCGTGGCGCCGAGCCTCACCGACATCGGTGGTCCGCGGATCCACACCCGCCCCGTCGCCGGCCTGCCGCTCATCCACGTGGAGACCCCGCGGTTCGACGGCCGCCAGCGCTTCGCCAAGCGCCTGTTCGACATCGCGGCCTCGACGATGCTGATCATCCTCAGCGCCCCGGTGCTGATCGTCGTGGCCGTGCTGGTGAAGACGACGAGCACCGGTCCGGTCCTGTTCCGCCAGGAGCGCATCGGGCTGAACGGCTCGACCTTCGAGATGCTGAAGTTCCGCTCGATGGTGGTCGACGCCGAGGCGCAGCTGGCCGCGCTCGCGGCGCAGCAGCGCGACGAGGGCAACAGCATCCTCTTCAAGATGGCGAAGGACCCGCGGGTCACCAAGGTCGGGACGATCCTGCGCCGCTTCAGCCTCGACGAGCTGCCGCAGTTCCTCAACGTCTTCCGCGGCGACATGTCGCTGATCGGCCCGAGGCCGCCGCTGGCGCGCGAGGTCGAGCAGTACGAGGAGCACGTGCACCGCCGCTTCCTGATGAAGCCCGGCATCACGGGCCTCTGGCAGGTCAGCGGGCGCTCGAACCTCTCCTGGGAGGACACCGTCCGCCTGGACCTGTACTACGTGGAGAACTGGTCGATGACCGGCGACATCGTCATCCTCTTCAAGACCGCGCGGGCCGTGCTCGCGCGCGACGGCGCCTATTGA
- a CDS encoding UDP-glucose/GDP-mannose dehydrogenase family protein: MKLSVIGCGYLGAVHAAAMAELGHDVIGIDVDPAKIEALAAGNAPFFEPGLPELLSSGVASGRLRFSTDTADAAGAAVHFIAVGTPQKKGENAADMTYVDAAIDGILPLLTADSLVVGKSTVPVGTAARLAERIAGSGATLAWNPEFLREGFAVEDTISPDRLVYGVPKGAAGDAAKATLDEVYATALANDTPLVVTDYATAELVKVSANAFLATKISFINAIAEIAEVTGADVTQLADAIGYDVRIGRKFLNAGIGFGGGCLPKDIRAFSARAEELGVGDSIAFLKEVDAINLRARQRVIDIVIDGLGGSIDGKKIAVLGLAFKPESDDVRDSPSLDVAKRFHDLGADVVATDPEAIENARRRYPDISYTTDLDEALAGADAVVVVTEWKQFRAIDPAVAGEKVAGKLVVDGRNCLDQDAWRAAGWEYRGLGR, from the coding sequence GTGAAGCTTTCTGTCATTGGTTGCGGCTACCTCGGAGCCGTCCACGCCGCCGCGATGGCCGAGCTCGGCCACGACGTCATCGGCATCGATGTGGACCCCGCGAAGATCGAGGCGCTCGCCGCCGGAAACGCGCCGTTCTTCGAGCCCGGCCTCCCCGAGCTCCTGTCCTCCGGAGTCGCCTCCGGCCGCCTCCGCTTCTCGACCGACACGGCCGACGCCGCTGGCGCGGCGGTGCACTTCATCGCGGTCGGCACTCCGCAGAAGAAGGGCGAGAACGCGGCCGACATGACCTACGTGGACGCCGCGATCGACGGCATCCTGCCCCTGCTCACGGCCGACTCGCTCGTCGTCGGCAAGTCGACCGTCCCGGTCGGCACGGCGGCGCGACTGGCCGAGCGGATCGCCGGCAGCGGCGCGACGCTCGCCTGGAACCCGGAGTTCCTCCGCGAGGGCTTCGCCGTCGAGGACACCATCAGCCCCGACCGGCTCGTCTACGGCGTGCCGAAGGGCGCGGCCGGCGACGCCGCGAAAGCGACGCTCGACGAGGTCTACGCCACGGCGCTGGCGAACGACACCCCGCTCGTCGTCACGGACTACGCGACCGCCGAGCTGGTCAAGGTCTCGGCCAACGCCTTCCTCGCCACCAAGATCTCCTTCATCAACGCGATCGCCGAGATCGCCGAGGTGACCGGCGCGGACGTGACGCAGCTCGCCGACGCGATCGGCTACGACGTGCGCATCGGCCGCAAGTTCCTCAACGCCGGGATCGGCTTCGGCGGCGGCTGCCTGCCGAAGGACATCCGCGCCTTCTCGGCTCGCGCCGAGGAGCTCGGCGTCGGCGACTCGATCGCCTTCCTCAAGGAGGTCGACGCGATCAACCTGCGCGCCCGTCAGCGCGTCATCGACATCGTCATCGACGGCCTCGGTGGATCGATCGACGGCAAGAAGATCGCCGTCCTCGGCCTCGCGTTCAAGCCGGAGTCGGACGACGTCCGCGACTCGCCGTCGCTCGACGTGGCCAAGCGCTTCCACGACCTGGGTGCCGACGTGGTCGCGACCGACCCCGAGGCGATCGAGAACGCGCGCCGCCGCTACCCCGACATCAGCTACACGACCGACCTCGACGAGGCGCTCGCCGGGGCCGATGCGGTCGTGGTCGTCACCGAGTGGAAGCAGTTCCGCGCGATCGACCCCGCCGTCGCCGGCGAGAAGGTCGCCGGGAAGCTCGTCGTCGACGGCCGCAACTGCCTCGACCAGGACGCGTGGCGCGCTGCCGGCTGGGAGTACCGCGGTCTCGGTCGCTGA
- a CDS encoding DNA-binding response regulator encodes MLPRPGEPSSGSSARAADEEARPVRLGLLDDHELLLDSMSSWIAANAPDFELVVSAGTWMELVTSTVFPTQLVVMDFELREPISIEARIRTCRAAGATVIVLAEHEDAEIRDRSLRAGAARHLTKAQSMQDVMEAARSAMAMRSTAGSASQWRPLPIGVAAQQRPRLSAGELEALRLYVSGSSTPEVAAKMNVQFETAKTYLRRVRQKYVKVGRPASRRADLIRRAAEDGFLE; translated from the coding sequence ATGCTCCCTCGCCCCGGTGAGCCGTCGTCCGGCTCCTCCGCCCGGGCCGCCGACGAGGAGGCCCGCCCGGTCCGCCTCGGCCTGCTCGACGACCACGAGCTCCTCCTCGACAGCATGAGCAGCTGGATCGCGGCGAACGCCCCCGACTTCGAGCTCGTCGTGAGCGCCGGCACCTGGATGGAGCTCGTCACCAGCACCGTCTTCCCGACCCAGCTGGTCGTGATGGACTTCGAGCTGCGCGAGCCGATCTCGATCGAGGCCCGGATCCGCACCTGCCGCGCCGCGGGCGCCACGGTGATCGTCCTCGCGGAGCACGAGGACGCCGAGATCCGCGACCGGTCGCTCCGTGCGGGGGCCGCGCGGCACCTCACCAAGGCGCAGTCGATGCAGGACGTGATGGAGGCGGCCCGCTCGGCGATGGCGATGCGCTCGACCGCCGGTTCCGCTTCGCAGTGGCGCCCGCTCCCGATCGGCGTGGCCGCGCAGCAGCGGCCCCGGCTGAGCGCGGGGGAGCTGGAGGCGCTGCGGCTCTACGTCTCCGGCTCCAGCACCCCCGAGGTCGCGGCCAAGATGAACGTGCAGTTCGAGACGGCGAAGACCTACCTCCGCCGGGTCCGCCAGAAGTACGTCAAGGTCGGTCGCCCCGCGAGCCGGCGGGCCGACCTGATCCGCCGCGCGGCCGAGGACGGCTTCCTCGAGTGA
- a CDS encoding Rv2578c family radical SAM protein, translating into MRWSGQAIGAADEAALPGLVKLTELVRTVRTPDFEGITFYEVLAKSALNRVHSSSKMPFGWTINPMRGCTHACTYCFARPTHEYLEFDGGRDFDSQIVVKVNVAEVLARELARPSWERHPVALGTNTDPYQRAEGRYRLMPGIIAALAASGTPLSILTKGSLLRRDLPLLREAAESVPVDLGVSIAVFDEDLQRSIEPGAPSAAARLATVTAAREAGFECSVFLMPILPFLTDTRAHLDASLRACREAGASTIMYSTLYLKPGVKEWFLQWLGEEHPELLDRYRSLYPGRAAYAPAEYRRWLSARIRPLMRDHRLTEGEPDPATGSMRSSALGPTARGASALPSLGLLRTLGGEERGSGGLRHGGLILRELGEDGASVLPGVGQPTLF; encoded by the coding sequence ATGAGGTGGAGCGGGCAGGCGATCGGCGCGGCGGACGAGGCCGCGCTCCCGGGGCTCGTCAAGCTGACCGAGCTCGTCCGCACGGTCCGCACTCCGGACTTCGAGGGCATCACCTTCTACGAGGTGCTCGCCAAGTCGGCGCTCAACCGCGTGCACTCCTCGTCGAAGATGCCGTTCGGCTGGACGATCAATCCGATGCGCGGCTGCACGCACGCCTGCACCTACTGCTTCGCCCGGCCGACGCACGAGTACCTCGAGTTCGACGGCGGGCGCGACTTCGACTCGCAGATCGTCGTCAAGGTGAACGTCGCCGAGGTGCTCGCCCGCGAGCTCGCGCGGCCGAGCTGGGAGCGGCATCCGGTCGCACTCGGCACCAACACCGACCCCTACCAGCGGGCGGAGGGGCGGTACCGGCTGATGCCGGGGATCATCGCTGCGCTGGCCGCCTCGGGCACGCCGCTCTCGATCCTGACCAAGGGGTCGCTGCTCCGGCGCGACCTGCCGCTGCTGCGCGAGGCGGCCGAGAGCGTGCCGGTCGATCTCGGCGTCTCGATCGCCGTCTTCGACGAGGACCTGCAGCGCTCGATCGAGCCCGGCGCGCCCTCCGCCGCGGCCCGGCTGGCGACCGTCACGGCTGCGCGCGAGGCCGGCTTCGAGTGCTCGGTCTTCCTGATGCCGATCCTGCCGTTCCTCACCGACACCCGCGCCCACCTCGACGCGTCGCTCCGGGCCTGCCGTGAGGCGGGCGCGAGCACGATCATGTACTCGACGCTCTACCTCAAGCCCGGAGTGAAGGAGTGGTTCCTGCAGTGGCTCGGCGAGGAGCATCCGGAGCTGCTCGACCGCTACCGCTCCCTCTATCCCGGGCGCGCCGCCTACGCGCCGGCGGAGTACCGCCGCTGGCTCTCCGCGCGGATCCGGCCGTTGATGCGCGACCACCGGCTGACGGAGGGCGAGCCGGACCCGGCGACCGGCTCGATGCGCTCCTCCGCGCTCGGCCCGACCGCCCGCGGAGCGTCGGCCCTGCCCTCGCTCGGCCTGCTGCGGACGCTCGGCGGCGAGGAGCGCGGGTCCGGCGGCCTGCGGCACGGCGGGCTGATCCTGCGTGAGCTCGGCGAGGACGGAGCCTCGGTTCTGCCCGGGGTCGGCCAGCCGACGCTGTTCTGA
- a CDS encoding metallophosphoesterase, with the protein MTGRSARPLTTALAAAAVAGSAAAVWGIAIERTMFTVRHVPVPVLPAGSAPLRILHVSDLHMAPWQTKKQDWLRSLTALAPDLIVDTGDNLGHRDGVLGIRRALEPFAGVPGVFVNGSNDYFGPRVKNPLRYFSGPSKNPAQNATDLDTRALTGFFTDELGWQDLNNTAHSLTVRGTRVELFGVDDPHIGLDRIDLVAGAVDELRAAEDEAPGVSIGVAHAPYQRILDDFVARGAEVILAGHTHGGQICVPGFGALVTNCDIPRDKVSGFSGWDNGLRSAHLNVSAGVGTSIYAPVRFACRPEVSLVTLEPVA; encoded by the coding sequence ATGACCGGACGCAGCGCTCGCCCCCTCACCACGGCCCTCGCCGCCGCCGCCGTCGCCGGGAGCGCCGCCGCCGTCTGGGGCATCGCGATCGAGCGGACGATGTTCACCGTCCGCCACGTCCCCGTCCCCGTCCTCCCCGCCGGATCCGCGCCGCTGCGGATCCTGCACGTCTCGGACCTGCACATGGCGCCCTGGCAGACGAAGAAGCAGGACTGGCTCCGCTCCCTCACCGCGCTCGCTCCCGACCTGATCGTCGACACCGGCGACAACCTGGGCCACCGCGACGGCGTCCTCGGGATCCGCCGGGCGCTCGAGCCCTTCGCCGGCGTCCCCGGCGTGTTCGTGAACGGCTCGAACGACTACTTCGGCCCGCGGGTCAAGAACCCGCTGCGCTACTTCAGCGGTCCGTCGAAGAACCCTGCGCAGAACGCCACCGACCTCGACACCCGCGCGCTGACCGGCTTCTTCACCGACGAGCTCGGCTGGCAGGACCTCAACAACACGGCGCACAGCCTGACGGTGCGCGGCACCCGGGTCGAGCTCTTCGGCGTCGACGACCCGCACATCGGCCTCGACCGGATCGACCTCGTCGCGGGCGCCGTGGACGAGCTGCGCGCCGCGGAGGACGAGGCGCCCGGCGTCAGCATCGGCGTCGCGCACGCGCCCTACCAGCGCATCCTCGACGACTTCGTCGCCCGCGGCGCCGAGGTGATCCTCGCGGGGCACACCCACGGCGGCCAGATCTGCGTGCCCGGCTTCGGCGCCCTGGTCACCAACTGCGACATCCCGCGCGACAAGGTCTCCGGCTTCTCCGGCTGGGACAACGGCCTGCGCAGCGCGCACCTCAACGTCTCCGCCGGAGTGGGCACGTCGATCTACGCGCCGGTGCGCTTCGCCTGCCGCCCCGAGGTCAGCCTGGTGACCCTCGAGCCGGTGGCCTGA
- a CDS encoding polysaccharide biosynthesis tyrosine autokinase — MELRDVLRLLRDHWLAIVAAVLLGTLVAYGWSLTQKPRYASEAQGLVSVAVADAGGDPSQAIYLRQIADSVAKSSLLTFVPIAQSRNVAEIVIANLGLDVSAETLVTAVEVTPDPESPILVVRATASTPEGARTLADAWVDAIATRIQQVNQETGAGDTVSLQGVQAAALPSAPEFPNLRLVLAVGALAGLVLGLVYAFVRNALDRRIRTAETVERLFDLPVVGTLPIDKRLTDANRIVPEADTTDYVKSDGKHALAEALRELRTNLQFMNVDSPPRIIVVTSPLPSDGKSTVTANLAVTLAASGQRTVVVDGDLRKPTVAKSFGLVPGVGLTDLLIGKAELQDVLQPWGPSGNLWILGAGSIPPNPSELLGSNGMDILLHEIAREAIVIVDAPPLLPVTDGAILTARTDGALVVISAGRTTTDELGKAIQNLERVSGHTLGVILNRVPPRGQVGRGYGYYYTSYYGSQKSGARPDAESEPAPAPTPATTAV; from the coding sequence GTGGAACTTAGAGACGTCCTCCGACTTCTCCGCGATCACTGGCTCGCCATCGTCGCCGCCGTCCTCCTCGGCACCCTCGTCGCCTACGGCTGGTCGCTGACACAGAAGCCGCGCTACGCGTCCGAGGCGCAGGGCCTGGTCTCCGTGGCCGTGGCCGATGCGGGGGGCGACCCCAGCCAGGCCATCTATCTGCGTCAGATCGCCGACTCGGTCGCGAAGTCGAGCCTGCTCACCTTCGTCCCGATCGCGCAGTCGCGGAACGTCGCCGAGATCGTCATCGCGAACCTCGGTCTCGACGTCTCCGCGGAGACGCTCGTCACAGCGGTCGAGGTCACCCCGGACCCGGAGTCGCCGATCCTCGTCGTCCGCGCCACGGCCTCCACGCCGGAGGGCGCGCGCACCCTGGCGGACGCCTGGGTCGACGCGATCGCGACCCGCATCCAGCAGGTGAACCAGGAGACCGGCGCCGGCGACACGGTGAGCCTGCAGGGCGTCCAGGCGGCGGCCCTGCCCTCGGCCCCCGAGTTCCCGAACCTCCGGCTCGTCCTCGCCGTCGGCGCGCTGGCCGGCCTCGTGCTCGGTCTCGTCTACGCCTTCGTGCGCAACGCCCTCGACCGCCGCATCCGCACCGCCGAGACGGTCGAGCGCCTCTTCGACCTGCCCGTGGTCGGCACCCTGCCGATCGACAAGCGGCTGACCGACGCGAACCGCATCGTGCCCGAGGCGGACACCACCGACTACGTGAAGTCCGACGGCAAGCACGCGCTCGCCGAGGCGCTGCGCGAGCTGCGGACGAACCTGCAGTTCATGAACGTGGACAGCCCGCCGCGCATCATCGTCGTGACGAGTCCGCTCCCCTCTGACGGCAAGTCGACCGTGACCGCGAACCTCGCCGTCACCCTCGCCGCCTCCGGGCAGCGCACGGTCGTCGTCGACGGCGACCTCCGCAAGCCCACGGTCGCGAAGTCCTTCGGTCTCGTCCCCGGCGTCGGCCTCACCGACCTGCTGATCGGCAAGGCCGAGCTGCAGGACGTTCTCCAGCCCTGGGGCCCCTCGGGGAACCTCTGGATCCTCGGCGCCGGCTCGATCCCGCCGAACCCGAGCGAGCTGCTCGGCTCGAACGGGATGGACATCCTGCTGCACGAGATCGCCCGCGAGGCGATCGTGATCGTGGACGCTCCTCCGCTGCTTCCCGTGACCGACGGTGCGATCCTCACCGCCCGCACCGACGGCGCCCTCGTCGTCATCTCGGCCGGCAGGACGACGACGGACGAGCTCGGCAAGGCGATCCAGAACCTCGAGCGCGTCAGCGGCCACACCCTCGGCGTGATCCTCAACCGCGTGCCCCCGCGCGGTCAGGTCGGCCGCGGCTACGGCTACTACTACACGAGCTACTACGGGTCGCAGAAGTCGGGCGCCCGTCCGGACGCGGAGTCGGAGCCGGCTCCGGCCCCGACGCCCGCCACGACCGCTGTCTGA
- a CDS encoding VanZ family protein codes for MPRSLSRITVVAAAAYLLVLAVVLLWPEPVDGGHLGGVARATVQSAPGGHRFAVYDLIEGTANVLLFVPLGLLASLHLPPRRAWIAVLLGALTSSAVETAQLVLLPHRHADLHDVLANTVGAALGALLGALLRHRLLARRRRRAAGEGDALAHVPPRGASGVVVDQPVRR; via the coding sequence GTGCCCCGATCGCTGAGCCGGATCACCGTCGTCGCCGCCGCGGCCTATCTGCTCGTCCTCGCCGTCGTCCTGCTGTGGCCGGAGCCGGTCGACGGCGGGCACCTGGGCGGCGTCGCGCGCGCGACGGTGCAGTCGGCCCCCGGGGGCCACCGCTTCGCCGTCTACGACCTGATCGAGGGAACCGCGAACGTGCTGCTCTTCGTGCCCCTCGGGCTCCTCGCGTCGCTGCACCTGCCCCCGCGCCGGGCCTGGATCGCGGTGCTGCTCGGCGCGCTGACGAGCTCCGCCGTCGAGACGGCCCAGCTCGTCCTCCTCCCCCACCGGCACGCCGACCTGCACGACGTGCTCGCGAACACCGTCGGTGCCGCCCTCGGCGCTCTCCTCGGCGCACTGCTGCGCCACCGGCTCCTGGCACGACGACGCCGGAGGGCTGCGGGGGAAGGCGACGCGCTCGCGCACGTCCCGCCCCGCGGCGCCTCCGGCGTCGTGGTGGATCAGCCGGTCCGCCGCTGA
- a CDS encoding thymidine kinase, which produces MAKLYFRYGAMNSGKSTSLLQAAHNYEERGHRVLLAKPAVDTKGDELIVSRLGVTRPVDILFEPDGDPVAVFSAARQRVLAETARDVSALLVDEAQFLPEAHVDDLLRIAILENVPVLAYGIRTDFRTAAFPGSRRLLEIAHSLEELKTICRCGRKAIFNGRVLDGRFVFDGDQVAIDGAEVTYESLCGSCYLQESRGRLRG; this is translated from the coding sequence ATGGCGAAGCTCTACTTCCGCTACGGAGCGATGAACAGCGGCAAGAGCACCTCGCTCCTGCAGGCCGCCCACAACTACGAGGAGCGCGGGCACCGGGTGCTGCTCGCGAAACCGGCCGTCGACACCAAGGGCGACGAGCTGATCGTGTCCCGGCTCGGCGTGACCCGTCCGGTGGACATCCTGTTCGAGCCGGACGGCGATCCGGTCGCCGTCTTCTCCGCCGCGCGGCAGCGCGTGCTCGCCGAGACGGCCCGCGACGTGAGCGCGCTGCTCGTCGACGAGGCGCAGTTCCTGCCCGAGGCGCACGTCGACGATCTGCTCCGGATCGCGATCCTCGAGAACGTGCCGGTGCTCGCCTACGGCATCCGGACCGACTTCCGGACCGCCGCGTTCCCCGGAAGCAGGCGGCTCCTCGAGATCGCGCACAGCCTCGAGGAGCTCAAGACCATCTGCCGCTGCGGCCGCAAGGCGATCTTCAACGGCCGGGTGCTCGACGGTCGCTTCGTCTTCGACGGCGACCAGGTCGCGATCGACGGCGCCGAGGTCACCTACGAGTCGCTCTGCGGTTCCTGCTATCTGCAGGAGAGCCGGGGGCGACTGCGCGGCTGA